In Musa acuminata AAA Group cultivar baxijiao chromosome BXJ2-3, Cavendish_Baxijiao_AAA, whole genome shotgun sequence, the following proteins share a genomic window:
- the LOC103976884 gene encoding adagio-like protein 1, translated as MRLPGRRRRMEWDGEQGRPSGGGEGEEEEEEEEAEAEAKEEEGEVEKEGGFLVNDGSSVFSFAVESMLQSAAACGLVVTDALELDHPIIYVNRGFEEATGYRAEEVLGRNCRFLQCRGPFAQRRHPLVDAAVVAEIRRCLEEGIEFQGDLLNFRKDGSPLMNRLQLTPIYGDDETITHYMCVQFFTDTDVDLGSLPSPMTKAVVKPSDRFTTNPLSRPISTGHGHICREFCSLLQMGDEVLCQKILSRLSPRDIASVGSVCTKLYELTKNEDLWRMVCQNAWGSETTLALETIPEARRLGWGRLARELTTLEAVSWRKLTVGGAVEPSRCNFSACAVGNRVVLFGGEGVNMQPMNDTFVLDLNVSNPEWRHVNVTSAPPGRWGHTLSCLNGSWLVVFGGCGRQGLLNDVFILDLDAQHPAWREISGIAPPVPRSWHSSCTLDGTKLVVSGGCADSGILLSDTYLLDVTMEKPVWREIPASWTPPSRLGHSLSVYDGRKILMFGGLAKSGPLRLRSSDVFTMDLSEDEPCWRSITGSGMPGAGNPAGIGPPPRLDHVAVSLPGSRILIFGGSVAGLHSASQLYLLDPTEETPTWRILDVPSRPPQFAWGHSTCVVGGTRAIVLGGQTGEEWMLSELHELSLFSSTI; from the exons ATGAGGCTTCCGGGTCGGCGTCGGCGGATGGAGTGGGACGGCGAACAGGGGAGGCCGAGCGGCGGCggcgagggggaggaggaggaggaggaggaggaggcggaggcggaggcgaaggaggaggagggggaggtggAGAAGGAAGGGGGTTTCCTGGTGAACGATGGCAGTTCGGTCTTCTCTTTCGCCGTGGAGAGTATGCTCCAGTCGGCAGCGGCGTGCGGGCTGGTGGTGACCGACGCGCTCGAGCTCGACCATCCCATCATCTACGTCAATCGCGGGTTCGAGGAGGCCACAGGGTATCGCGCCGAGGAGGTGCTCGGAAGGAACTG CCGATTCTTGCAATGCAGAGGACCATTTGCTCAAAGGAGGCATCCTTTAGTAGATGCTGCAGTGGTTGCTGAAATACGAAGATGTCTTGAGGAGGGCATTGAGTTCCAAGGTGATCTGTTGAACTTTAGGAAGGATGGTTCCCCATTGATGAACAGATTACAGCTAACACCGATCTATGGTGATGATGAGACAATAACCCATTATATGTGCGTTCAGTTCTTCACTGACACAGATGTTGATCTGGGATCTCTTCCTAGCCCTATGACAAAGGCAGTTGTGAAACCTTCTGATCGTTTTACCACCAACCCCTTGAGCAGACCTATCTCGACAGGGCATGGACACATCTGTCGTGAATTTTGCAGCTTATTACAAATGGGTGATGAGGTATTATGTCAGAAGATTCTGTCAAGGTTGTCACCAAGAGATATTGCATCTGTTGGTTCTGTCTGCACGAAGCTCTACGAGTTAACAAAGAACGAGGATCTCTGGAGAATGGTATGTCAGAATGCATGGGGCAGCGAAACTACTCTTGCACTGGAGACCATACCTGAAGCCAGAAGACTTGGATGGGGAAGACTTGCAAGGGAATTGACCACCCTTGAAGCAGTTTCATGGAGGAAATTGACAGTTGGAGGTGCTGTGGAGCCATCCCGTTGCAATTTCAGTGCTTGTGCTGTTGGGAACCGAGTTGTTCTTTTTGGTGGGGAAGGTGTTAATATGCAGCCGATGAATGATACCTTTGTATTGGATCTAAATGTCAGTAATCCAGAGTGGAGACATGTCAATGTGACGTCTGCCCCTCCTGGTCGGTGGGGCCATACGTTGTCATGCTTAAATGGATCTTGGCTGGTTGTATTTGGTGGTTGCGGCAGGCAGGGCTTGCTGAATGATGTCTTCATATTGGATCTGGATGCCCAACATCCAGCGTGGCGTGAGATCTCTGGCATCGCACCACCTGTGCCCAGGTCCTGGCACAGCTCTTGCACCCTCGACGGCACAAAGTTGGTTGTTTCAGGAGGCTGTGCTGATTCTGGTATACTTCTTAGTGACACATACCTATTGGATGTCACCATGGAGAAACCTGTATGGAGAGAGATACCGGCATCATGGACACCTCCTTCTAGGTTGGGTCACTCGCTATCAGTGTATGATGGCAGGAAAATACTGATGTTTGGTGGTCTGGCCAAGAGTGGGCCTCTCAGGTTGCGGTCAAGTGATGTGTTCACCATGGATCTCAGCGAAGATGAACCATGCTGGAGGTCCATTACTGGTAGTGGAATGCCAGGTGCCGGAAATCCTGCTGGAATTGGTCCGCCACCACGCCTTGATCACGTAGCTGTCAGCCTTCCTGGCAGTCGAATCCTAATATTCGGTGGATCTGTTGCAGGCCTTCACTCAGCTTCACAACTTTATCTCTTGGATCCAACTGAAGAGACACCTACATGGAGAATACTCGATGTACCCAGTCGACCACCTCAATTTGCTTGGGGACACAGTACTTGTGTTGTTGGAGGAACAAGAGCGATAGTACTCGGTGGCCAAACCGGAGAAGAATGGATGCTGAGCGAGTTGCACGAACTGTCTCTCTTCAGCTCCACCATTTAA